CGACAACCTCGGTGACCTCGCCGACAAGCGCGTCGGCATCGCACAGGCCGGCTCGGGCACCCAGGTGGCCGTGCTGCAGATGCTCGAAGCCTGGGGTGTCACGCGCGACAACATGGACGAAGCCGAGCTCAACAACAGCCAGAGCGCCGAGCGTCTGGCCGACGGACAGCTCGATGCCTACTTCTACGCCGCGGGCTGGCCGGTCGCTGCCATGGTGCAACTCGCCTCGACCAAGGGCATGAGCCTGCACTCCTTCAGCGAGGACGACCTCGCCAAGATCAACGGCATCATCCCCGCCTACATCCCCTCGAAGATTCCGGGCGGCGTGTACGAGGGTGTCGATGCAGATATCATGACACCGGCCGTGAGTGCCATGCTTGTTGTTTCTTCGGACCTCAGCGAAGAGCTGGTCTACGGCATCACCAAGGCCCTGTGGAACAGCAACACCCGCAAGCTGCTCGACAACGGCCACGCCAAGGGTAAGCAGATCACCCCTGACACCGCACTCGACGGCGTCGAGGCACTCGGCGTGCCGCTGCACGACGGTGCGGCAAAGTTCTACAAAGAAGCCGGCTTGATGTAACCACGCCCCAGCAACCGGCTGGCGCAATGCCAGCCGGTTTTTCCGTCCCCGATACAGAGAACACGCTCCATGTCGGACAGCACATCCGCCGAGAACTCACATGAGTTGACTGCCGAAGAGCTGGCAGCGATAGAAGAGAAGTATGACGAGGGATCGGCCACCCGTGCCGTGGGCGCACGGACCGCCATGGTGTTGCGCGCGGTCGCCATCGTGTTCGGTGTCTACCACTACATCACCGCCGGTTTTGGCCTGCCCGCAGACCATTGGCACATGGGGTACCACCTGACCGGGCTCTTCATTCTGACGTACGCGCTGTTCCCGATCTTCAAGACGAAAAACGCGTTTGCCCTCAGGGCCAGCGCCTGGCGCGTCGGCAATATCCCGGTTTACGATCTTGCGCTGATGGCCTTCGGCGTGCTCGCCTCGCTCTATGTTGGCCTCGCCTGGCGCGGAATCGCGTGGCTCGGCATCGACGAGCAGACCTTCCGCATGGGCAACCCGAACGGCTACGACGTGTTCTTCGGTGTCGTGATCATCGTGCTGGTGCTCGACCTCGCGCGACGCACACTCGGCTGGGTGCTGCCCGCGATCATCTGCGTGTTCATTTCCTACGCGCTGCTCGGGCCGTATTTTCCCGGCATCCTTCAGCACCCGGGGGTGAAATTCAACACCTTCGTGTCAAGCATGTATTTCCCGCAGGAAGGCATCTTCGGCGTCACCCTCTGGGTGGTCTCGACGATCGTCTTCCACTTCGTGCTGTTCGGCGTGATCGCCCAGCGCACTGGCCTCGGCCAACTCTTCATCGACAACGCCACGATCCTCGCCGGGCGCTACACCGGCGGACCGGCAAAAGTGTCGGTCGTCTCCTCGGCTTTCTTCGGCACCATCTCGGGCTCGTCGGTGGCGAACACCGTGTCGACCGGGGCGCTGACGATCCCGAACATGACACGCCTGGGTTACCCCGGCCACTTTGCCGGCGGCGTCGAGGCCGCCTCCTCCGCCGGCGGCCAGATCACGCCACCGATCATGGGCGCGGCGGCGTTCATCATGGCGGAGTTCCTCGAGGTGCCGTACACCACGATCGTGATCGCGGCGATCTTCCCGGCACTGCTGCACTACGTGGGCGTCTTCGCCGTCGTGCACCTGATGGCCCGGCGCTTGAACCTGCAGGGCCTCTCGCGCGACATGCTGCCGAAGTTCAAGGCCGTCTGGGCCGACGGCTGGGCCAACATCATTCCGCTGGTCGGCCTGCTGGTGGTGCTGTTCTCGGGCTACACCCCGTTCATGTCCGCGTTCTGCGGGATTTCACTCGCGATCATCGTCGGCATGGCGCGCTACCGCAGCCCACTGACCCTGGTGTACCCCGCAGCGTTCATCGCCTTCGTCGTCTGGAAGTACCTTGGCGGCGGCTTCGAGTTCGGCATGGCGGCGCTGCTGTGTGCGGTCTCGGTCATCGGCACGCTGAACCCACAGAAACGCATCGAGATCCCCGAGATGTCGGCCGCGGTCGAACTCGGCGTGAAGTACGCGCTCGCCGTCGGTGCCGCCTCAGCGGCTGTCGGCATCGTGGTCGGCGTGATCAACACCACCGGTGTCGGCTTTCGTATCGGCTTCATGGTCACCAGCGGGGCCTCTGCGCTCGCCTCGGACATTTTCAGCTACGTCACGTTCGGCGGCCTGCTCGAGGTCATCTCGGTCGAAGACCTGCAACTCTTTCTGTCGCTGTTGTTCATCGCGATCGCCTGCATTCTGATGGGCGCGGGCATCCCGACGACAGCGCTCTACATCATGTTGGTCTCGGTGGCTCAGCCGGCGCTCGCCCAGCTCGGCATCCCGCCGATTGCGAGTCACATGTTCGTGCTCTACTACGGCGTGGTGTCGGAAATCACACCGCCGGTTTGCACGTCGGCCTACGCCGCCGCGGCCATAGCCAACGCCAACCCGTTTCGCACCGGCATTTCCGCGTTCACGCTCGGCCTCGGCAAAATCGTGGCACCCATGGCGTTCGTCTACGCCCCCGTGCTGCTGTTTGTCTCCAGTACCGGCTTCGATTTCGTCGAGTTCTCCTACACTGCAACGAGTTGCATTGTTGGCGTCATCGCACTGTCTGCAGCCGTTGTGGGCTACTGGCTCGCGCCGATGAATGCGATCGAGCGGGTGCTTGCAGCGGTTGCCGGTCTGGTGTGCATTGCACCAAGTTGGCAAGCGGACCTGGTGTCGTTGGCGATTCTGGCGCCCGCCGTGATCTGGCAAGTGGCCAAACGCGGCCAAGTCGCACCCCGACGCCGTCCCAGGCTGACAGATGAGCAATGCTGACCACCCGTCCTCGGACGTCACCATCGTCGGCGCCGGCATCGTCGGCATCTGCTGTGCGCTGTCGATTCTCGAGACCGGCAAAACCGTGCGCCTCATCGACCGCGCAGCACCGGGCCAGGCCACGTCATTCGGCAACGCCGGTGTGATCTCGCCCTGGTCGATCATTCCCCAATCTGTGCCGGGCTTGTGGAAAAAGATCCCTGGCATGCTGCTGCGTGAAAACGGTCCGATCTCGGTGCGTGTCCGGCACTTGCCCAAACTCATCCCGTGGGGCCTGCGCTTTCTGAGGAACGGGACAGCGGAGCAGGTTGCGGCAGCGGCCACGGCGATGGACACACTGAACCACGCCAACGTCGACCTCTACCGCAAGCACCTCGCCGGCACGGGCCACGAGGCGCTGGTGCAGGACAGTTGGTACGTGCACGCGTTTCGCGATCCGCGCAAGGCGTCCACCGCCGACCTCGGGTACCGCATCCGCGCCGAGCACGGTGCCGAGCTCGAACGCATCGGCGCGGACGAATTGCACGCGCTGGAACCCGCCCTCTCGCGCGAGTTCAAGGCGGCAGTGTTGATCAAGGGGCAGGCACGAGCGGTCTCACCGGGCAAGATCGGCGAGGTGTTGAGTCAGAAGGCCATGGCACTCGGTGCGACGCTGCACCGGGCCGACGTGACTGCGCTGACGCACAACGCGGACGGCACGTGGTCGGTGCACACCGACACAGGCACCGTGTGCGCACCGCAGGTGGTGGTCGCCGCCGGCGCCTGGTCCGTCGACCTGCTGAGACCGCTTGGGCTGGATGTGCCCCTGCAGGCCGAACGGGGCTACCACGTTGAATTCCCCACCGCCGGCATCGAGGTCAACAACTCGATCATGGACACCGACATGATGGCGGTCGCGAGCGCCATGGAAACTGGCGTCCGCGTTGCCGGCACGGCGGAATTCACCGACCGCGACGCGCCGCGCAACGAGAAGCGGGTGCGCGAACTGGCCACCATTGCCAAACGCCTTTTCCCCGACCTCGACACCGACGGCATGACGTCCTGGATGGGGTCTCGGCCGTCGTTCCCCGACAGCCTGCCGATGCTCGGTGAGTTTCCCGATCGGCCGGGCTTGTACTCGGCCTTCGGCCACAGCCACTACGGCTTGATGATGGCTCCGAAGACCGGGCAGATCCTGGCTGATCTGGTCAACAACACGGCGCCAAACACCGACCTGTCGCCGTTCAGCGTCACCCGTTTCGAGGCGTAGGCGACGGCGGCACGGCGGCCCGCATCGTGACACTGGTCGGGCGGTCGAAACCTGCGTGCGCTGTTTCGCGAACGACCTCGAATCCAAGTCGTTTGAAGGCAGTCTGATTTTCCACCAACTCGATGCGCACCTCGAGCTCCAGGAAGGCGAACCCACGCGTCGCCGCCCTGGCACCCGCGAGTTCAACAAGGTCACGCGCGAACCCCCGGCCGCGGTGGGAATCGGCCACCGCGAGCTTGCCCAGGTAGAGCGCGTCGCTCCGCGGCGTCAGCACCACCACGGCGTCGGGTCTGTCTCCGATGCACCAGACCTCGCCGACGTCACACAGGGTGCGCAACGCGACGATGTCGAGCCGGTGCACCGATGAGGGCGGGTCGATGCGCCCGTCCATGTACGCGAAACTGTGGTGAACCAACGCCAGCGTCGCACCGAGTCGGGCATCATCCGCTCGCATCCGGTACGCCACCCGACCCGACGCCACGGTAACCGGTGCGCTCACGCGCTGTCCGTCTCTCGCGTTCGACGCATGTCCGCACTCAACAACAGAATCAACGCGACCAGCGTGATGAGAACGCCGACATACAGCCTGGCCTGCTCGTGTACACCCAGGAACAGGCCGTGGACAAGTACCCAGCTCGGCACCAGGTAGGTGTAGGCCATCACCTTGCCGGGGCTCAATCGCGGAATCGCCACCTGTATCAGGTAGAACGTACCGGCCGTCGTGAACACACCAAGGTAGAGCGCCACCCACCACACCAAAGGAGACAGGCTCGAAAATTCGGTTTGCAGCGCCTCGGGCAGTGCGTACACCGACGTCACGACGAGGGCGCCGAGCACCGTGCCCAGTGCGGCGGTGTAGGAGGACACCCCGGGTGCCAACCGCCGCGTGGCACCGGGCACTGCCGCGTGTGCAGCCGCCCCGACCAGGAAGATCGCCTCGCCGGTGCCCACTTCAAACGCCAACACCTTGTCGATGTCAGCTCGGAAGATCACCCACAGGGCGCCGAATGCCCCGATGGCGAGGGCGACAAGGGTCAGGCTGTCGGCGCGCTGGCGATTGAGGAGCCAACCGATGGCCGCGGCCATGAGCGGCGTCAGCGTGAACACCGCCGAGGTTGCCAAGGAGCTTGTCAGTCCGAGCGCCACGAACATGGTGATGAAGTAGACTGACATCAGGCCACCAATCACCAGCCAACACCAGGCCTCGGACAATCGGAAACGAGACCGCACACCGCATGTCAGCCCGACGCCCGCGAGGGTCGCCGCTGCAATGACAAAGCGCAAGGCTGTCAACACACTCGGCGCAATCTCGTTGGCGACCAGACTGCCGAACGTGAACGACAGTGCAACCAGCGCGGAAAAGGCCAACATCGCCGCGTGTCCCACCACGGCGGCCCTGCGCTCCATCGACACGCTCACGAGCGAGAAGAGTGGCCCGCGCAGGCGCCTGCGCAGGGCCTCCGATCCGTCGGCGCGCGGTGCACCCGTGCGCCTCAGCTGAGTGCCGGAATGACGGTGTTTCCGTAGGTCGAGATGATGTTCTCTTCGTCGCCGTTGTCGAGGTAGATGTTGAACTGCGTGATGCCCACCTGCTCGAGTTCCTTGAGCTTGGCGATGTGATCCTCGGCCGTGCCGAGCACCGCGAAACTGTCGATGATGTCGTCGGTGATGAAATCGAGAAACGCGTTGTCCGATTGCCCGTGCTTGGCGTAGTCGTAGCCCTTGCGGTCCTTGATATACGCCGTCAGCGACGGCGGGATGTCGTCCCGGTCGGTGCCGTACTTCTCGACGATATCGGCCACGTGGTTGCCGACCATCGCCGGAAACCACCGCGTGGCCTCGCGACACGCCGCCATGTCGCCCAGGAACGCCGGTGCCGCCGACATGACACGGTACCCCGACATGTCGCGACCGTTCTCCTTGCCTGCGGCAATCGCCTGGTCTGCCAGCCACTTGCAGATCGCCGGCTCCGCAATCTGCAAAATCAACCCGTCACCCATGCGGCCTGCACTGTTGAGGGCCTTGGGGCCGTAGGCCGCAACCCAGACGGGCAATTCGTAGCCATCGGCCCAGGGGAACTGGATGGGATTGGGCACGTCGCCGTACTGGCGTTCCTCACCCCGCACCAGCCCTTTGACCACGTCGATGAACTCGTCCATCTTCTTGAGCAGCGCGGGCTTTCGTCCCATCACGCGCACAGCGCTGTCACCGCGTCCGACACCGATGTCGAAGCGACCGCCCGATTGCTTGGCCAGGCTGCCGAAGAGCGAAGCCGCTGCCGACCACTCACGTGTGTTGGGGTTGGTCACGCACGGGCCAAAGCGCATGTGCTCGGTGTGTTCCATGCACATGGCCATCGCCGGGAAGCTTTCACGCCAGAGAATGTGGCTGTCGTAGAACCAGCAATAGGTGAAGCCCGCTTCCTCGGCGAGCTTGACGAGCTTGCGCGCGCGGTCCGGCTCAGAGAAGCCTTTAAAGGTGATTCCGAATTCCA
This genomic stretch from Pseudomonadota bacterium harbors:
- a CDS encoding TAXI family TRAP transporter solute-binding subunit; its protein translation is MGAIALGGALIASTASHAADPTFFRIGTGGAGGTYFPIGGTIANGISAPPGSRPCDKGGQCGVPGLIAIAQSTTASVFNNAAVQNGELEAGLAAADVTRSMYLGEGKFEGKAHPKLRIVANLYPEDLHLVMPKGASIDNLGDLADKRVGIAQAGSGTQVAVLQMLEAWGVTRDNMDEAELNNSQSAERLADGQLDAYFYAAGWPVAAMVQLASTKGMSLHSFSEDDLAKINGIIPAYIPSKIPGGVYEGVDADIMTPAVSAMLVVSSDLSEELVYGITKALWNSNTRKLLDNGHAKGKQITPDTALDGVEALGVPLHDGAAKFYKEAGLM
- a CDS encoding TRAP transporter permease, translated to MSDSTSAENSHELTAEELAAIEEKYDEGSATRAVGARTAMVLRAVAIVFGVYHYITAGFGLPADHWHMGYHLTGLFILTYALFPIFKTKNAFALRASAWRVGNIPVYDLALMAFGVLASLYVGLAWRGIAWLGIDEQTFRMGNPNGYDVFFGVVIIVLVLDLARRTLGWVLPAIICVFISYALLGPYFPGILQHPGVKFNTFVSSMYFPQEGIFGVTLWVVSTIVFHFVLFGVIAQRTGLGQLFIDNATILAGRYTGGPAKVSVVSSAFFGTISGSSVANTVSTGALTIPNMTRLGYPGHFAGGVEAASSAGGQITPPIMGAAAFIMAEFLEVPYTTIVIAAIFPALLHYVGVFAVVHLMARRLNLQGLSRDMLPKFKAVWADGWANIIPLVGLLVVLFSGYTPFMSAFCGISLAIIVGMARYRSPLTLVYPAAFIAFVVWKYLGGGFEFGMAALLCAVSVIGTLNPQKRIEIPEMSAAVELGVKYALAVGAASAAVGIVVGVINTTGVGFRIGFMVTSGASALASDIFSYVTFGGLLEVISVEDLQLFLSLLFIAIACILMGAGIPTTALYIMLVSVAQPALAQLGIPPIASHMFVLYYGVVSEITPPVCTSAYAAAAIANANPFRTGISAFTLGLGKIVAPMAFVYAPVLLFVSSTGFDFVEFSYTATSCIVGVIALSAAVVGYWLAPMNAIERVLAAVAGLVCIAPSWQADLVSLAILAPAVIWQVAKRGQVAPRRRPRLTDEQC
- a CDS encoding FAD-binding oxidoreductase, with product MSNADHPSSDVTIVGAGIVGICCALSILETGKTVRLIDRAAPGQATSFGNAGVISPWSIIPQSVPGLWKKIPGMLLRENGPISVRVRHLPKLIPWGLRFLRNGTAEQVAAAATAMDTLNHANVDLYRKHLAGTGHEALVQDSWYVHAFRDPRKASTADLGYRIRAEHGAELERIGADELHALEPALSREFKAAVLIKGQARAVSPGKIGEVLSQKAMALGATLHRADVTALTHNADGTWSVHTDTGTVCAPQVVVAAGAWSVDLLRPLGLDVPLQAERGYHVEFPTAGIEVNNSIMDTDMMAVASAMETGVRVAGTAEFTDRDAPRNEKRVRELATIAKRLFPDLDTDGMTSWMGSRPSFPDSLPMLGEFPDRPGLYSAFGHSHYGLMMAPKTGQILADLVNNTAPNTDLSPFSVTRFEA
- a CDS encoding GNAT family N-acetyltransferase, which produces MSAPVTVASGRVAYRMRADDARLGATLALVHHSFAYMDGRIDPPSSVHRLDIVALRTLCDVGEVWCIGDRPDAVVVLTPRSDALYLGKLAVADSHRGRGFARDLVELAGARAATRGFAFLELEVRIELVENQTAFKRLGFEVVRETAHAGFDRPTSVTMRAAVPPSPTPRNG
- a CDS encoding DMT family transporter → MERRAAVVGHAAMLAFSALVALSFTFGSLVANEIAPSVLTALRFVIAAATLAGVGLTCGVRSRFRLSEAWCWLVIGGLMSVYFITMFVALGLTSSLATSAVFTLTPLMAAAIGWLLNRQRADSLTLVALAIGAFGALWVIFRADIDKVLAFEVGTGEAIFLVGAAAHAAVPGATRRLAPGVSSYTAALGTVLGALVVTSVYALPEALQTEFSSLSPLVWWVALYLGVFTTAGTFYLIQVAIPRLSPGKVMAYTYLVPSWVLVHGLFLGVHEQARLYVGVLITLVALILLLSADMRRTRETDSA
- a CDS encoding TIGR03842 family LLM class F420-dependent oxidoreductase, whose protein sequence is MEFGITFKGFSEPDRARKLVKLAEEAGFTYCWFYDSHILWRESFPAMAMCMEHTEHMRFGPCVTNPNTREWSAAASLFGSLAKQSGGRFDIGVGRGDSAVRVMGRKPALLKKMDEFIDVVKGLVRGEERQYGDVPNPIQFPWADGYELPVWVAAYGPKALNSAGRMGDGLILQIAEPAICKWLADQAIAAGKENGRDMSGYRVMSAAPAFLGDMAACREATRWFPAMVGNHVADIVEKYGTDRDDIPPSLTAYIKDRKGYDYAKHGQSDNAFLDFITDDIIDSFAVLGTAEDHIAKLKELEQVGITQFNIYLDNGDEENIISTYGNTVIPALS